A stretch of DNA from Noviherbaspirillum sedimenti:
CGAGGGCGTGGCCGGTGCGCTGCGCCAGCTGCTCGGAAAGCTCGATCACCGGCTCGTGGGTGAAGCCGGCCAGCATGGCATGCTCGAGGCGGTCGAGCTGGTCTTTCAGCGCTGCATTGATGCGCGGATTGGCATGGCCGAACAGGTTCACCCACCAGGAACTGATGGCGTCCAGGTAGCGCCGGCCGTCGGCGTCATACAGCCAGGCGCCCTGGCCACGCGCCACCGGCACCAGCGGCACGTTTTCATGATGCTGCATTTGCGTACAGGGATGCCAGACGCTTTTCAGGCTGCGGGCGATCCAGTCGGCTTGTTTACTTTGTTCCAAATAACGTCTCCAAAAACTTTTTTCCTGTCGGCCTGCAGCAGGGCAGCGACGATGGCATCGGCGCGTTCGTCCAGCGCATCGGCCGCCACCGCTTCGTGCACCAGGCCGAATTGTTTGGCTTCAAAGGCGGAAAAACGTTCCGCCGTCAGCAGATAGCGCCGCGTCGCGCGCGCGCCCATGGCTTGCGCCACCCAGGGAATATGCGCCACAGGCGCCACGTCGGGCTGCATGTCGGGCTGCAACTCGGGCAGGCGGAAGCCGGCATGGCCGGCGGCCAGCGCGATGTCGCAGGCGGCCACCAGTCCAGTGCCGGCGCCATGACAGTCGCCCTGCACTTTCGCCACCACCGGCACGGCGCAGGCATGGATGGCCTGCAGCAGGGCCGCCAGGCGCGCCTCCGCGCCGCAGCGGTCTGCCGCATTGGCAAGCAGCTGCTGGCGCCAATCGGGATCAATGCCCAGGCAGAATTGCGGACCGCGCGCTGCCAGCACGATCGCACGCAACTGCGCAATAGCGCCGAGTTCTGCGAATACCGCAATCAGTTCATCCAGCATGCGGGAATCGAGGACATTGTACTGCCCCGGGCGGTTCAGCCAGACTGTCGCCAGCATGCCGCCGCCATGCTCGATTTGCAGGGTGTGATAAGTCATGCGGCCCTCATGCGCCACCATCCGGAAAGCTGCCGTCCACATAATACCAGCGTCCCGCCTCGCGGATAAAGCGGCTCACTTCATGCATGCGCTGCGCCCGCCCGCCTACCTTGTAGCGGGCGACAAATTCAACCACGCCCTCGTCGCCGGTGCCGGCATGCCGGCGCACGTCCAGTCCCAGCCATTTCATGCCCGGCTCGGCAGAGATCAACGGCCCCTCGGGCAAGGTACGCGGACACCAGGTGGCGCGCACATAGGCTTCGTCGCCCAGCGTATAGGCGCTATAGCGCGAACGCATCAATTCTTCGGGGGTTTGCGGGATTTTTCCTTGCGCAATGAAACGGCCGCAGCACGCCGCATAATCGCTGCCGCCGCATGGACACCTGGAGATTTCACTGGTGCGCGCCATCGACTTGGAACCGGCCTTGCTTACCATGGCAGCCGGGTGCCGTCATGGCTATAGAAACTGCCGCTATCGCCGGGCTGCAATTTGCCGATCACATCCAGCATGTCTTCAACGCTTTGTTCCACCGGGACGGGTGCGTTCGGTCCGCCTATGCCGGTTTGCACCCAGCCCGGGTGCAATGCCACGAAAGTCGCATGGCGGTAGTCGAAGGAGGCCGACTTGACCACCATGTCGAGCGCGGCCTTGGAGACGCGGTAGACCCAGCCGATGCTGGCGGTGGCGCTGCCGATGCTGCCCATGATGCTGGAGATGAAAACGCACTTGCCGCGCGCTGCTTCCACCATCGGCGCCACGGTCGGGATCAGTTGCATGGCGCCCAGCACATTGGCGTGCATCACCTGGTCGAATGCGGCGCTGGTCGGCGCCGTTTCGGCGCCATGGCCGGGCCCATAGACGCCGGCGACAAACAGCGCCAGGTCCAGCTTTTCGCCATCGAGCTGCCAGCCGAGCGTGGCGATCGAGTCGGTTTGCGCCACATCCAGCTTCAGCGCTTGCGCTCCGGCGCTCTGCAATTCCGCCAGGCTGGCGTCGTCGCGCGCGGTCGCCCAGACCTTCCAGCCATCCCGTAATAATTGCCTGACGAATTCGCGGCCGATACCGCGCGAGGCGCCAATGACGAGAGCGGTCGGCATACTGTTCTTTCTGTTTCAGTCCTGATGCATCTGCAGGCCAGCCCCTCGCCGTCGCCGGGAGGGGCTTCCGGCATTACATCAACTCGATGGCCATGGCGGTGCCTTCGCCGCCGCCGATGCACAGCGCAGCCACGCCGCGCTTGCCACCGGTGCGCTGCAGGGCGCCGATCAGGGTGACGATGATGCGCGCGCCGGAGGCGCCGATCGGATGACCCAGGGCGCAGGCGCCGCCATGGACATTGACTCTTTCGTGCGGAATGTTGTGCTCCTTCATGGCCGCCATCGGCACCGCTGCGAACGCCTCGTTGATCTCGAACAGGTCGACTTCCTCGGTGCTCCAGCCGACCTTGCTGTAGAGCTTGGCGATGGCGCCGACCGGTGCGGTGGTGAACCATTCCGGCGCCTGCGAGTGGCGGGCGTGGCCGAGGATCCTGGCGATCGGTTTGCAGCCGAGTTTTTTCGCGGTCGATTCGCGCATCAGCACCAGCGCGGCGGCACCGTCGTTGATCGAGGAGGACGAGGCAGCGGTGATGGTGCCATCTTTCTTGAATGCCGGCTTCAGGCTCGGGATCTTGTCGAGCTTGGCCTTGAGCGGGCCTTCATCCTTGTCGATGACGACATCGCCGCCACGGCCGGAGATGGTGACCGCGGCGATTTCCGGCGCAAACCAGCCGTTGGCAGTGGCTGCCTGGGCGCGCTTGACCGATTCAATGGCGAAGGCATCCTGATCGGCGCGGGTAAAGCCATACTTGGCGGCGCAATCCTCGCCAAAGGTGCCCATCGAACGGCCGGCGCCGCTCGCATCACGCGCATAGGCGTCTTCCAGGCCGTCATACATCATGTGGTCGAAGATCATGCCGTGGCCGATGCGGTAGCCGCCGCGCGCCTTCGGCACCAGGTAGGGCGCGTTGGTCATGGATTCCATGCCGCCGGTGACCACCACTTCGTTGGTGCCGGCAACGATGGAATCATAGCCATACATGGTGGCCTGCATGGCGGCGCCACACATCTTGGAGAGGGTCACGGCGCCGGTCGAGGTCGGCAACCCGGCCTTGATCAGGGCCTGGCGTGCGGGCGCCTGGCCCTGCCCTGCCATCAGGCAATTACCGAAAATGACATCCTGCACTTGCTCGGGTGCCAAGCCGGCACGCTCGACGGCGGCGCGGATGGCGACCGCGCCCAGCTCATTGGCCGAAAGCGTGGAAAAGTCGCCCTGGAACGCGCCCATGGGCGTGCGGGCGGCACCGACGATAACGATGGGATCTTGCATGATGGTCTCTCCAAGTAGTTAAAAATGTTAGTTAGAAAGTGTTGGGGACAGAGTACCGCTGCCCCCAATTTAGTAACTTGCTTGCGCGGATGCGCTCGCTGCATGCGGCTGGTTGCAAAAGCGCATTTCCTGAGGATAAGGGAATACATCCTCGATATACCCCTGCATTATCCGCTGTTTACGATTCTGCCAGAATTCCGGCGTGAGCAAGTCGGCATGATGCTTGAGGAAATATTTGCGCACGCTGGGGTTACCCAGCAAGAAGGTTTCAAACTGCTCGGGGAAAACGTCGTGCTTGCCGACCGGATACCAGGGCTCGGCCGACATTTCATCCTCTTCATTGCGCGCGACCGGAATGGCGCGGAAGTTGCAATCGGTGATGTACTCGATTTCATCATAATCGTAAAACACCACGCGGCCATGCTTGGTCACGCCAAAGTTCTTGTACAGCATGTCGCCAGGAAAAATATTGGCGCCGACCAGATCCTTGATGGCATTGCCATATTCCTTGATACCGTGTTCCAGCGCATCCGCGTCGCCACGCTCCTCGGCTTTCGTCAGCCAGATATTCAGCGGCACCATGCGGCGTTCGATATACAGGTGGCGGATGACGATCTGTTCGCTCTCTTCCTCGACCAGCGACGGCGCCACCTCCTTCAATTCCGCCAGCAATTCCTTGGAAAAGCGCTCGCGTGGAAAAGCCACATGGGAAAATTCCAGGGTATCGGCCATGCGGCCGACGCGATCGTGGTTTTTCACCAGCAGGTATTTTTCCGCCACCAGCGCCGGCGTGGTGTCCTTGGGCGGCGGGAAATAATCCTTGATCAGCTTGAACACGTAAGGGAAGGACGGCAATTCGAACACCACCATCACCAGGCCGCGGATGCCGGGCGAGGCCTGGAAACGGTCGGAGGAATGATGCAGGTGGTGCAGGAAGTCGCGATAGAACAATCCCTTGCCGAGCTTTTGCAAGCCCAGGATGGTATAGATCTCGCTGCGCGGCTTGTAGGGCATCATGCTGCGCAGGAAATGCACATAGGCCGATGGCACTTCCATGTCCACCATGAAATAGGCGCGAGTGAACGAAAACAGCACCGTGATCAGGGCCGGGTCGAAGATCACGGTATCGAGCAGCAGCCTGCCCTTGCGGTTCTGCAGGATCGGAATCACGAACGGATAAATGCGGTTGCCGTTGATGCCCTTGCCGACGATATAGGCGCCCTTGTTACGGTAAAACAGGCTGGCCAGCACCTGCACCTGGTAGTTGGATTCGATCTCGACATTGCCGAAGATTGCATCCATACGCTGCTCGACGTAGGCGGCATCGCGGTCGAGATCGACGAACTCGCTCTGCAACTTGAACTCGTTGACGACGTGCTTCCAGACATTGCGCATGCCTTCGCGTCCCGGGTAATACACCCGGTAGGTCGGTATGCCCTGCACCGGCTCGATGTATTCGGTGGAGACCGCCGGACGCACGAAGATGAAATCGTTATGGAAGTAGGTACGGTGCAGGATGCTGCAACACACCGAATTGAAGAAAATTTCCGCCAGTTCCGGCTGCTTGTGGTTGATCAGCAGGCCGATATAGTGCAACTTGACCTCGCGCCAGACTTCGTCCGACAAGTCGTCCGGGGCGTATTCATCCTCCAGAATCTGCACGCACTCCTGCACGCGCTTGTCGTAATAGGAAATCCGCTCGCGCGCGGTGCGCTGGGCGTTGGCCCAGTCGCTCTTTTCGAAAAAATCCTTGGCTTGCTGGCTGACCTGGCGGAACAGCCGGTAATGCTTGTCGAAACCATCGAGGATGGTGCGCGCGATATCGAAAGCGATCTGCGAAGACAGCAGTTTGGGGAAGTCGGGTTGCATCTGACTCTTTACAAGAGGGCCGGAGCCGCTAGTTTAACCAATTGCGTTTAAAATCCCGTTGCAATGAAGCGCATTGTAGGCGCATGCAACACAAAAGAAAATGCGCCGGAAATTGCGATAATTGCAATTCCCATGCCCACGACCCCTGGACCGCTCCTGCCGCCCCTCATGAATCCACTTGAATCCCAGCTCGACTACCCCTTCGCTGACAACCTGCCCGCGCCAGCCACCCTCATACAAGTCGCGCCCGGCGTGTACTGGCTGCGCATGGGCCTGCCCTTCGCCCTGAACCACATCAACCTGTGGCTACTGGAAGATGAAATGGCGGGCGACGCTGGCCCGGTGAAAGGCTGGACCATCGTCGATTGCGGCATCGCCAACGATGCCACCCGTGCCGCCTGGGAATCGATATTCGCCAACCAATTGCGCGGCCTGCCGGTCTTGCGCGTGATCGCCACCCATTTCCATCCTGACCATCTCGGCCTGGCCGACTGGCTGTGCCGGCGCTGGCAGGCGCCGCTGTGGATGAGCGCCGGCGAATACGCGTTTGCCCGCATGATGCACGCCAAGCTGCCTGGCGTCGCTGATGCCGCGATGTTCCCGCACCTGCAACGCCATGGCATGCAGGACAGCGCCATGCCGGCACTGCTCGACGCACGCAAAAATTACTATCCTTCGCTGGTGCCGGCAGTGCCGGAATCCTACATCCGCCTGCAGGACGGCCAGGTGCTGCCGATCGGCGGCCGCGACTGGCGGGTCATCACCGGCTTCGGCCATGCGCCGGAGCACGTGGCGCTGCACTGCGACAGCCTCGGCGTGCTGATTTCCGGCGATATGGTGCTGCCGCGGATTTCCACCAATGTCTCGGTGTTTCCTATCGAACCGCAAGCCAATCCGGTCCAGCTCTACCTCGACTCGCTGGGCAAGTACGACGCGCTCGCCGCCGAGACCCTGGTGCTGCCATCGCACGGCAAGCCCTTCCGTGGCCTCCATGTCCGCATCAATCAATTGCGCGAACACCATGCTGAACGTCTCGCGGAAGTGCTGGAAGCCTGTCGCGAAGCGCCACGCTCGGCGGCCGATATCGTGCCGATCATGTTTCGCCGTGCACTCGATGCGCACCAGTTGACCTTTGCCCTGGGCGAGGCGCTCGCGCACCTGCACCAGTTGTGGCTTGCGGGCCACTTGCGGCGCCTGCAAGGCGCCGACGGGGTGTTCCGCTTCACGCTTGCCGCCCCAGAGGCAGAGAATTTGTAACCAATTGCAGAAGCAACAATGACTTTCATTGACCGGTCAGCCGTATTGACCGCCGCTGGAAAACCGCGCTGAAAACGACGCTAAGTCCTGCCAATACGGCACCCCTCAAAAAGTTGCCTAACAAACAATGCCGCTTCCACCCCTGCAAGTTCACCGGCATGGCACCGCAATGTAACTGAATGTAACTGAATTTCCGGCTGACATGTCGTGTAATTTACATTACACTTGCTGTATAGTTTGCAATGGTTTTTGTGAACATTAATCGTCGCTTCCCTGAGATGTGCGACACCATCGCCTCACGGTCTCCTGGTCTACCAGAGCCCATTCTCAGACTGTTTTTTACGCGGATTTGCAAACAGCAATCGTTCCCGCGACCATTAGAGTCACTGCCACCCTTTGACATGGAATAGTGCGCGTCATGAAAGCATCGATAGAACGAGAAGATTTCAGCGAGCGCTTGCAACAGGCATTGCGCAACGCTGACTATTCCCCAGACAGCCCGACCCAGCTGGCGCGAGAATTCAACATCCGCTTTACGGGCCGCCCGATCACGGTCCACGCCGCCCGCAAATGGCTGGTGGGTGAAGCCATCCCCACCCAGGAAAAGCTGCGCACCCTGGCGCAATGGCTGGGGGTTCAGGCGGAATGGCTGCGCTTCGGCAGCGGCCAGCAAGAGCAGCGTGCCGGCGGCGCCGGCGGCGACGTGGCGGAGCGCTTCGACTCCGCCGATGTCAAGCTGATCGCCGACCTGCAGCGCCTGGATGATCATCACCGCATGATTGCACGCGAAATGATCCGCCTGCTCGTGCGCATCAACCGCGCCAAGGACTAGCCGCCGGCAGCGCCAGCTTGCCAGGCTAGTCCGGCAAGCTGCGCGGCTTGCGCCCGGCCTTCGCGCTCAGGGCGTCGAACACCGCATTGGGCAACAGCCGCAACAGCTTTGCCACCATCCCCATCTGCCAAGGAATCACGCGATAGCTGGCGCCGGCATCGATCGCCCGTTGCGCCTGCGCGGCAAATTTTTCGGCCGTCAGCAGGAAAGGCATGCGGTAAGGATTAATGCGCGTCATCGGCGTATCGATATAACCCGGCGCAATGGTCACCACGCGGATGCCGCTGTCGCGCAGCTCTACCCTCAAGGATTCGCAATAACTGATCACCGCCGCCTTCGAGGCGCTGTAGGCGCCGGCGCCGGGAATGCCGCGAATGCCGGCGACGCTGGCAATGCCCACCAGGCGGCAGACGCCGCCCTCGCCCGCCTGCCGCTTCATCGACGCGATGAATGGCGCAAACGTCGCCACCGTGGCGCAAAGATTGGTGGCCAGGATACGTTCGAACACCGCCAGGTCTTCGGCATATTCGGTCAGGGTTCCCGCCGAAATGCCGGCGTTGGCAACCACCACGTCGGCGCCGCCGGTGGCAGCGATGAAATCGGCGGCGGCGGCCGCCAGGGCCGCGTGATCGGTGACATCAAGCGGATAGCAACGGTGGCGCTGCGGATTCGGCAAGCCGGCGGCCAGTTGCCGCAGCGCGTCGGCGCGCCGCGCCACCAGTCCAAGGCACGCGCCCTGTTCGGCATAACGCCGCGCCAGCGCAGCACCGATGCCGCTGGAGGCGCCTGTGATGAAAACTCGTTGCATGTCGATTGTTCTTGAAAATAAAAAAGTCCGCCGTCTTGCGAGCGGCGGACCGATGGGCGGCGACCGTCAGGCCGCGCGCCTTATTTCTTCGCCGCCGGCTTGGCGGACATGGTCACCAGCTTATCCATGACTTTCAGGGTGGCGGCGTGCAAGGCCGGCTCCGGCATGCGGCCATTTCCCTCGGAGACGATCGACGGCGCGGTGAGGTAGCGGCCATCGACCGCCAGCGTCGGCACGCCCTGGATCTGGTAAGCCGACTGCAGTTGCACGGCGCGCTTGACCTTGGCATCGACCCCGAAGGAATTGTAGAGGTCGAGGAATTTCTGCTTGTCCACGCCTTCCTTGGCGATGAATTCGACGATCTGCGCCTCGGTGTCGAGCTGGCGACGTTCGACGTGGATCGCGCGGAAAATTTTCGCTTGCAGCTCGTCGGCCTTGCCCATCGCTTCCAGGGAATAATACAGGCGCTGCTGCGGCACGAAGGAATCGCGGAAAGCCACCGGCACGCGCTTGAAGGAAATCTTGTCGCCCTGCTTTTTCACCCAGTCCGCCAGCGCCGGATCCAGCGCACTGCAGTGTGGGCAGGAATACCAGAAGAATTCGGTGACTTCGACCTTGCCGGCGGATTCAGTTTGCTGTGGCTTTTCGAGGGTCAGGTAATCCTTGCCGTTTTGCGGATTGTCCGGCGTTGCGCTTGCGCTTGCCGCCAGCAGGGAAAAACCGACTGCCATGAAAAATCGAGAAAGAAGACGCATATCGTTCCTTATAAAAAAATTATTTCTGGATGCGCACAACCGCCACATCCACCCCATTCTCAGACAACTTTGAACGGATCCTGTTCATTGCATCGACTTGTGCGAACGGCCCCACCCTTACACGGTACAGTGTGCCGGTGGCGGCATCGCCGTTGCGCTCGCTGATACTGCTTTCGACGCCCAGCAAGGCCAGCTTGGCCTTGGCGTTTTCCGCATCGGCCTGTTCGCGGAACGCGCCGGCTTGCAGATAATACGACCACTTCTCGTCGCCTGCAGCGGCGTCCTTGGCCGCTGCGCCGCCATCGGCCGGCTTGGCCTTGTCGGCGGGCTTGTCTGCGGGTTTGTCAACCGCAGGCGCCTTGGCAGGCGCGACTGCGGCCTGGTTGGGCGGCGCCGCCTGGCCGGCCCCGGCGGGTTCGGCGCTGACGGCGGGTTCGGCGTCCTTCTGGAATTCCTTGGCCGCCTGCTTGGCCGGTTCACGGTTACCGTACAGCGACTTGTTCAAGTCCGGCATCTGGCCCGTGTCGGCATCCTTGGCGGGCTTGAAGCCGCGATCGACGAAAGGGATCGGAGTCTTGTTGATGGTGACCGCCACCCCGACTGCAATGCCCAGGCCGATGATCAGCCCGATGATAATCCCGAGAAAAGTGCCGCCGGCTTGATTGTGCCTGTAATTCATGTAATTCCTGCCGCTTCCGAAAAGAGAGTCGCTCACATCCTTGACGGCGCCGATACACCGATCAGCGCCAGGCCGTTGCGCAATACCTGGCGGGTTGCCTGCAGCAAGGCCAGCCGTGCCAGTTTGGTGGATTCGTCATCGACCAGCACCCGTTCGGCATTGTAATAACTGTGCAAATCGCCGGACAGGTCGCGCAGATAGAAAGCTACCTGATGCGGCCCCAGTTCGTCGAGCGCTTTTTGCAGCATGTCCGGGTATTCGGCCAGCCGCGCCAGCAAGGCCGCCTCGCGCGGCGAATTCAGTGGCGCAAGGTCCACACCGGCCAGGCCGGCTTCGTCGCCGCCCCACTGGTTGAACACCGAGCAGATGCGCGCATGCGCGTACTGCACGTAATACACCGGGTTTTCATCGGACTGCGCCAGCGCCAGATCGACGTCAAAGACGAATTCGGTATCGGCCTTGCGCGAAATGAGGAAGAAGCGCACGGCGTCGCGCCCGCGCGTCAGGTCGCGCGCGCCGGCGTTGTCAGTGGCGTCAGCGGCGTCGGCGGCAGCCTCGCCGGCCGACCATTCGATCAGGTCGCGCAGGGTCACGTAAGAGCCGGCGCGCTTGGAAATCTTCACTTCCTCGCCGTTCTTCATCACGGTCACCATCTTGTGCAGCACATAGTCGGGATAGCCCTCAGGGATGCCCACGCCGACCGCCTGCAAGCCGGCGCGCACGCGCGCGATGGTGCCGTGGTGGTCACTGCCCTGGACATTGATGACCTTGCCGAAACCGCGCTGCCACTTGGTGATGTGATAAGCCACGTCCGGCACGAAATAGGTATAGCTGCCATCGGACTTTTTCATCACGCGGTCCTTGTCGTCGCCGTAATCGGTCGAACGCAGCCAGAGCGCGCCGTCCAGCTCGTAGGTCTTGCCGGCCTTGACCAGTGCATTGACCGTGGCTTCGACCTTGCCATCGTGGTACAGCGAGGATTCGAGATAGTAGTTGTCAAACTTCACGCCAAAGGCTTGCAGGTCGAGGTCCTGCTCGTGGCGCAGGTAGGCGACCGCAAACAGGCGGATCGATTCGAGGTCGTTGGGGTCGCCGCTGGCGGTGACCGGCGCGCCGTCGGATGCCGACACGGTTTTCTTTGCCAGGAAATCGGCGGCGATGTCGGCGATGTAGTCGCCGTTGTAGGCCGATTCCGGCCAGTGCGGATCGCCCGGCTTGTGGCCGCGGGCGCGCGCCTGCACCGAGTACGCGAGGGTGCCGATCTGCACGCCGGCATCGTTGTAGTAAAACTCGCGGGTGACGGCGTAGCTCTGCTGCTCGAACAGCGCCGCCAGGGCGTCGCCCAGCGCGCCCTGGCGGCCGTGGCCGACGTGCAGCGGACCGGTCGGATTGGCCGAGACGAATTCAATCAGCACCGACTTGCCGGCGCCGCCCTCGCCCTTGCCGAAGCGCGCGCCCTGCTGCTGCACAGCGCTGACGACGGCCTGTTTGGCGGCTTCCGCCAGGCGCAGGTTGATGAAGCCGGGACCGGCGATGTCGGCGCTGGCGATCAGCGCCTCGCGTCCCGGGCTGGCCAGCAGGTTGGCCACCAGCGCCTGTGCCAGTTCGCGCGGGTTCTTTTTCAGCGGCTTGGCCAGCTGCATGGCGATATTGCAGGCGACGTCGCCGTGCGCGGGGTCGCGCGGGCGCTCCAGCACAACGGCCGGGACGAGATCGCTGCCGGCGACGATAGGCGCCAGCGCGTGCTGGAACAAGTCGATGATTTCTTGTCTTTGTATTGCGAGCATGAAAATTTCAGTCTATGCGGCGCCGGGCGCCAGGATTGGAGTTCAGGCGTGATTATACCGGCTACGCCGCCCGGCTCGTCTGCCCACCGGCAATGTGGAGCATCCTACACTGGCGCAAGGCCAGCACGTGTAACATAATGAAACAAGATCAACATCCGGTAAGCAGCGATAGCAAGCCTTGCGGCAAACGACGGCATCTTCTGCTTTTTTTGGCAAGATGGCATCATCGCCCCATTGTCCCGTCGTTCGTTTGCCAGAAGCCTACCCCGAGGAGCGCAACATGAAACCCATCGTCCTGCTGCCGGCCGCCGCGCTGTTCGCCGCCTGCCTGGCACCGGGGGCGCTGGCACAAGCCGCCGCTGGCGCCGTCCGGGAGGCGCCAGCCCATCAGGAAGCCACCCGGATCTACCGGCAAGTGCTGCCGGACGGCCGTATCGTCTATTCCGATGAAGCCGTCGCCGGCGCCAGGCTCGACCACACCATCACGATGACACCGCCAATCAAGGGCAACCTGTGGAGCACCGAGCCCGGCCAGCGTCCGAAGGTAGCGCCGCAAACCACGCCGACCCCGCTGCAACGCGTCGACCCGCTGCGCACGCCGGCGCCCGGCAAGAGCACCATCGCGGTTCCCGATGCGGCCCTGGCCGAAGTCATGCGCGCCGAAATGCTGCTGGAGGATGCGAAAAAACGCCAGGCCGCCGGCGCCAGGGCCTTGCCGGGCGAGCAGCGCGACAACAGCGATGGCGGGCTATCGTATAACCAGGCCTACTTCAGCCGGCAAATGCGGATGGCACGCGATGTCGAATACGCCCAGGATGCCTTGAAAAAAGCCCTCGTCACGCGTGATGGGGTACGCACTGCGGACGTACGCCCTGCGCGCTGATCCGGGCCGAACATGTTGCGTCCCCTGCTTCGTCTCGCCGCCAGCCTCGCCATCCTGCTTGCCGCCGGCGCCACCTGGGCCGCCCCGGCGGCACCGCCTGCCACGCTGCGCGTCTACCCCACCGGGCCGATCTATGACTTCCGCTGGAAGCTGCTGGAACTGGCGCTGGCGCATACCCAGGATGACGGCGGCGTGATGCGGCTGCAGCCGCAGGCCGAAGAGGCGACGCAAAACCGCGCCATGCTGATGTTGCAGGCAGGCACGATCGACGTCATTGCGCTGGGCACCAACGTGGAGCGCGAGGCCATGGCGCGGCCGGTCCGGATCGATATCCTGCGCGGCATTGTCGGCTACCGCGTGTTCGTGATCCGCGCCGCCGACCAGCCGCGCATCGCCCGCATGGAAGCAGGGGAACTGCGCCAGCTGACTTTCGGCCTGAACAGCCAGTGGGCCGACCTGCCGATCATGCGCGCCAACGGCTTTACGGTCGAGACCTCCACCAGCCATGAAAACCTCTATGGCATGCTGGAGGCGCACCGCTTCGACGCCTTTCCGCGCGGCCTGAACGAAGCCACGCGCGAACTGGCGCAACACCACCATCTCTACCCGCAGCTGACGCTGGAAAGCAGCAAGGCGCTGTACTTTCCCTACCCGGTGTATTTCTGGGTCAGCCGGACCAACACCGCGCTGGCCAGCCGCATCGAACGCGGCCTGCAGCTGGCGCTGGCCGACGGCTCCTTCCGCAAGCTGTTCGAACGCTATCATGCGGAAGAAATCGCCGCACTGCAAAAGGACCGGCGCCAGGTGCTGCGACTGCGCAACCCGGCCCTGCCAAAGAATAATGCCGAGCCGGACACGCGCTGGTGGTGGCGACAATAGATGACGACAATCGACAAGACAATCCTTCAGGATTGACAGGGGAGTAACAAGAATGGCCAAGCAAAAGCTGGCGCGGCGCCTGCTGTATACGATGTTTCCGTGGTACCTGGTACTGGCGCTGAGCGCCACCGGTGTCCAGTTGGCGATCCAATATTTCACCGTCGAACGCGCAATCGTGCGCGATCTGGCCTCGCTCGGCGCCACGGTCGGTCCAGGCGTCACCACCGCGGTATGGGAACTGGACACGCCAGCACTGGCATCGATGGCGCGCGCGCTGCGGCAAAATGCCATCGTCTCGGGCGTGCGCGTCGCCGACGCCACGGGCGGAACGCTGGCGGCCGATGGCGATCTGTCAAGCGCAGATGACGGCGATGCGGGCACGATCTTCAGCCCGCATCGCCGCCAGAGCGCGCCGTTGGTGTATGAGTCGCTGCGCGAAGGCAAGCGCCTGATCGGCTACCTGCACCTGTACTCCAGCCACCAGGTATTGTGGGAGCGCTTCAAATACGGCTTTTTCGTGGTGCTGGCCAGTTCGCTGTTCATCACCACCGGCCTGTGGCTGCTGTTTTCCTGGACCATCCGCTATCGCCTGGCCGACACCGTGACCCGGGTTGCCGAAACAG
This window harbors:
- a CDS encoding enoyl-CoA hydratase-related protein is translated as MTYHTLQIEHGGGMLATVWLNRPGQYNVLDSRMLDELIAVFAELGAIAQLRAIVLAARGPQFCLGIDPDWRQQLLANAADRCGAEARLAALLQAIHACAVPVVAKVQGDCHGAGTGLVAACDIALAAGHAGFRLPELQPDMQPDVAPVAHIPWVAQAMGARATRRYLLTAERFSAFEAKQFGLVHEAVAADALDERADAIVAALLQADRKKVFGDVIWNKVNKPTGSPAA
- a CDS encoding YchJ family protein, with protein sequence MVSKAGSKSMARTSEISRCPCGGSDYAACCGRFIAQGKIPQTPEELMRSRYSAYTLGDEAYVRATWCPRTLPEGPLISAEPGMKWLGLDVRRHAGTGDEGVVEFVARYKVGGRAQRMHEVSRFIREAGRWYYVDGSFPDGGA
- a CDS encoding SDR family oxidoreductase: MPTALVIGASRGIGREFVRQLLRDGWKVWATARDDASLAELQSAGAQALKLDVAQTDSIATLGWQLDGEKLDLALFVAGVYGPGHGAETAPTSAAFDQVMHANVLGAMQLIPTVAPMVEAARGKCVFISSIMGSIGSATASIGWVYRVSKAALDMVVKSASFDYRHATFVALHPGWVQTGIGGPNAPVPVEQSVEDMLDVIGKLQPGDSGSFYSHDGTRLPW
- a CDS encoding acetyl-CoA C-acyltransferase, yielding MQDPIVIVGAARTPMGAFQGDFSTLSANELGAVAIRAAVERAGLAPEQVQDVIFGNCLMAGQGQAPARQALIKAGLPTSTGAVTLSKMCGAAMQATMYGYDSIVAGTNEVVVTGGMESMTNAPYLVPKARGGYRIGHGMIFDHMMYDGLEDAYARDASGAGRSMGTFGEDCAAKYGFTRADQDAFAIESVKRAQAATANGWFAPEIAAVTISGRGGDVVIDKDEGPLKAKLDKIPSLKPAFKKDGTITAASSSSINDGAAALVLMRESTAKKLGCKPIARILGHARHSQAPEWFTTAPVGAIAKLYSKVGWSTEEVDLFEINEAFAAVPMAAMKEHNIPHERVNVHGGACALGHPIGASGARIIVTLIGALQRTGGKRGVAALCIGGGEGTAMAIELM
- the aceK gene encoding bifunctional isocitrate dehydrogenase kinase/phosphatase, whose translation is MQPDFPKLLSSQIAFDIARTILDGFDKHYRLFRQVSQQAKDFFEKSDWANAQRTARERISYYDKRVQECVQILEDEYAPDDLSDEVWREVKLHYIGLLINHKQPELAEIFFNSVCCSILHRTYFHNDFIFVRPAVSTEYIEPVQGIPTYRVYYPGREGMRNVWKHVVNEFKLQSEFVDLDRDAAYVEQRMDAIFGNVEIESNYQVQVLASLFYRNKGAYIVGKGINGNRIYPFVIPILQNRKGRLLLDTVIFDPALITVLFSFTRAYFMVDMEVPSAYVHFLRSMMPYKPRSEIYTILGLQKLGKGLFYRDFLHHLHHSSDRFQASPGIRGLVMVVFELPSFPYVFKLIKDYFPPPKDTTPALVAEKYLLVKNHDRVGRMADTLEFSHVAFPRERFSKELLAELKEVAPSLVEEESEQIVIRHLYIERRMVPLNIWLTKAEERGDADALEHGIKEYGNAIKDLVGANIFPGDMLYKNFGVTKHGRVVFYDYDEIEYITDCNFRAIPVARNEEDEMSAEPWYPVGKHDVFPEQFETFLLGNPSVRKYFLKHHADLLTPEFWQNRKQRIMQGYIEDVFPYPQEMRFCNQPHAASASAQASY
- a CDS encoding MBL fold metallo-hydrolase — its product is MNPLESQLDYPFADNLPAPATLIQVAPGVYWLRMGLPFALNHINLWLLEDEMAGDAGPVKGWTIVDCGIANDATRAAWESIFANQLRGLPVLRVIATHFHPDHLGLADWLCRRWQAPLWMSAGEYAFARMMHAKLPGVADAAMFPHLQRHGMQDSAMPALLDARKNYYPSLVPAVPESYIRLQDGQVLPIGGRDWRVITGFGHAPEHVALHCDSLGVLISGDMVLPRISTNVSVFPIEPQANPVQLYLDSLGKYDALAAETLVLPSHGKPFRGLHVRINQLREHHAERLAEVLEACREAPRSAADIVPIMFRRALDAHQLTFALGEALAHLHQLWLAGHLRRLQGADGVFRFTLAAPEAENL